tTAGAAACTAACGTGGAGAAACCCCATTGTTGTTACCCTAAGACTTgttcaacacaaccaaaaacGGTAAGCACACGTGAAGTATACACCGGCCTACTCTTCGTGATAGAGATACAAGCCGAGACCAAATCGAGCACATGCTCTGCAAAATGCTATTTCCTCAGCTGCAGCAACTGGATCCTCGATCACATCGTCAGTGATCGTTACTGTGCCAGTGGATTCTCGGTGTGCCTGCATTACATAGAAACTTCAGCTTTTGAAAAGTGTGACACACGGAGAAAGAAAGACGCACAAAAACCTTGGTCATGTATGTAATCAAGATTATGTATAGTCACAACACGAGACAAACAAACCGGCTTTTAACATAGGATACATGACCAAGACAAAACAAACATGGACACATGAGCTAAGGAGAGGAAGTGAATGTGGAGGAGCTTCTTACCTCACCATCAGAGCCACGAATGGTAAGACGATAAACAACAGTGACATTATTCTCTGAGAAAATGACGTCACGAACCTCTCCACACCAACCTGAAGACAAAAGAGAATAGATTAGTCTTTACAGAGAAGAAATACAAGATGCAATGTTCGGTACAGACCAGGTGCGTAGAAGCTGAGCATCCGGTTTGCATGGAACCTACAAATACAAGTCCAAGAACTCAGATCAAGAAGCAACAACAACGATTTAAGTTAGTTGagggatcaaaatctagtaccaAGGGATAAAGCCAGAAGAAGCTGCGCTGGATCCAGGATCGTGGCTCTTGACGATGTTATCAGGGATCTTCTTGTTGAGATCTCGAAGTATCTCAATCAGAGGACGAGTGATGGAGGAAGAGGACGAGAAATTGTCCAAATGCACTACATAGTTCGAGTTAGGAACCGATTTTTTCTTCCCGGCGTCTCCTAATCCACCGCTTCTGCATCTGACTCCTCGCCACGCCGTTAACGTTTCCTGCCAAATCCTTCATCCGATCGTCGACAGATGAAGAAATCACAGGCGGAGTCGTCGAGAGGAGATAGAGAGATGCGGTGATTTCGACGAAATGGAGCAAGGGAGAGAGACACGGGTTTGCTTCcgtggagagagagaaacacaCGAGAACAACCATAAGACAACACGTGTCTCAGAGGACCCGTTTCTTATTTCCCGTAATTAAGATATGTTTCCTCGTAATTAtgctaattttctttttttttaatccaattAACACTAAGAGACGGGAGTTGCATACCccgttaatgatgctctaagttACTTCTCTTGTATTCACAAATCACAAGTTAACCAAAAAGTAATACTACTAGTAATTTGCAATGATTGCACCATTGGACTATGACTAAAGTTCGTAGAaattagggctgttcaatatggcaaaaccgaaccgtaccgaaccgaaccaaaccgtaccgaaccgaaccaaaccgaaatagataatatggtttggatttggtatataccatacaaaccgaatggatatgatttttaaaaaaccataggatttggatatggttcggtatataaccgataaaaccgaataaaccgaataaaaccgatcaaaaaatagtaacatgtaaatatgtatatattttataacaacgtatgaa
The sequence above is a segment of the Brassica napus cultivar Da-Ae unplaced genomic scaffold, Da-Ae ScsIHWf_1168;HRSCAF=1666, whole genome shotgun sequence genome. Coding sequences within it:
- the LOC125596275 gene encoding DNA repair RAD52-like protein 2, chloroplastic; translated protein: MLSFYAPGWCGEVRDVIFSENNVTVVYRLTIRGSDGEAHRESTGTVTITDDVIEDPVAAAEEIAFCRACARFGLGLYLYHEE